The DNA sequence CCGATACGTTTCAGAAAATACCCTTTGCAATAATTGCAGATATTCCTTGAGAGATAGATACTGGTCGTATTCTTTGGTAACATTGTATGGGGGAGAAGTGATCATCAGGTGCAGCGAATTATCCGGTATTAAAGTCATATTTTCTGAACTGCCGAGTATGATACTGTTCTCATACGCCACCGGGAAATCATTTTCACCGGGGACATCGTGGGTATTACTCGCAGGCAACTCCGAATAAAGCCTCGACCCATAATAATCGGATGAGTCATGATTAATTCTCGCGTGAGTACCGAAGGTGCTGGTCTTGGACCCTTTTTTCATAATCGACTTTCATTCTGCCATGTTGTGGAAATTGAAGGACACAGAGTTGTTTGAGTCGAATACAAGATCCGCCCTTGGCCAAAATTAATTACAGGATTGGCCAACATGAAGACATAGAGTTGTTTGGGTCGAATACAAGATTCGCCCCTACAGATTGAATCTGTTTTCGATAACGAATTGCTGGAATGCCGGATGCGTGAAAGATAAATTTTATATTGGTAATACGGCCTGTGCCACCCGTAGATGATTCTCATGGTTTGGAGGGGCTTTTTAAAGAATAATAATTATCAAGGGATTACTCCCTTGCCAAAGCTCATGCCTCAATCCGGCGACCAGTAGAATAGCTCCTGCCGGCCGGATCTGGCCAACAGATGCGACAGCCCCAATCCCGCCGCCAGGGTCTCAAAGCGTTCATAGGGGCAGTGCAGCGCTCGGGCCAGGGCCAGGCCCAGACCGTGTTCCATAAAGTTGGTGTTGGTGTCGACGAAGAGGGCCGGCACCCCTCGGCGGGCAATAGCCGCAGCAGCTTTAAAGGCATCGGCCTTAGGGTCTTCCGAGAAACAGGCGACGTTGGGGTTGCCATCGGAGATGACCACGATGATGGGAATCAGGCTCCGGCTGCGGCGCAACTCGCGGACAGCTACCTGATAGGCCAATGCCAGCCCATGCGCCAGCGGAGTCTTACCGCCGGTG is a window from the Desulfobacca acetoxidans DSM 11109 genome containing:
- a CDS encoding VWA domain-containing protein, which translates into the protein MVDASGSMSAQRRMAAAKQIALSFLVQAYQRRDRVGLIVFHGARARILLPPTGSVALARKKLRVLPTGGKTPLAHGLALAYQVAVRELRRSRSLIPIIVVISDGNPNVACFSEDPKADAFKAAAAIARRGVPALFVDTNTNFMEHGLGLALARALHCPYERFETLAAGLGLSHLLARSGRQELFYWSPD